In Phyllostomus discolor isolate MPI-MPIP mPhyDis1 chromosome 2, mPhyDis1.pri.v3, whole genome shotgun sequence, the following are encoded in one genomic region:
- the KCNE2 gene encoding potassium voltage-gated channel subfamily E member 2, translated as MATASNLTRALEDAFRRIFVTYMDSWRRNMTAKQDAVQAKVEGENFYYVILYLLVMIGMFSFIVVAILVSTVKSKRREHSNDPYHQYIVDDWQAKYKSQATHLEEARAAVHENPGAVGFQISP; from the coding sequence ATGGCCACCGCGTCCAACCTGACGCGGGCGCTGGAGGACGCCTTCAGGAGGATCTTCGTCACGTACATGGACAGCTGGCGCAGGAACATGACGGCCAAGCAGGACGCCGTTCAGGCCAAGGTGGAGGGGGAGAACTTCTACTACGTCATCTTGTACCTCCTGGTGATGATCGGCATGTTCTCCTTCATCGTCGTGGCCATCCTGGTGAGCACGGTCAAGTCCAAGCGGCGGGAGCACTCCAACGACCCCTACCACCAGTACATCGTGGACGACTGGCAGGCCAAGTACAAGAGCCAGGCCACGCACCTGGAGGAGGCCAGGGCCGCCGTCCACGAGAACCCGGGCGCGGTGGGGTTCCAGATATCCCCGTGA